A DNA window from Chloroflexota bacterium contains the following coding sequences:
- a CDS encoding FAD-binding oxidoreductase, which translates to MVTTSAIYESLVKTVGKNYVSNQKEEQYFYARDGGLMPAHEPDYVVLPRTTEEVQEIVKLANREKVPIVPKGAGLALTGLVIPQKGGILLDMKRMDRILEVNEKARYVVVEGGTTHGALKSYLQKHHPDLRHSIPDSPPVATVVANVVIHGQGRLSQQHGFNSDMVSGLEVVLPTGEICRIGSCSVSSYWFSKGPPLPDLSGLFLGWFGTTGIITKLGLKLYPCKKIRDVMLFLTDRVELVPDIMLKLSHTEMVEDVTISAQPLPLRYKGTFWIMAYITGDSGEELEFKRKMVWDALWGYFESRDLGPLSVSPDMKAPLMSMPSKDITRFADVAKGGGFQYAGPITPIEKFPAFIKKLDEVAKKYNVFYASTTRLIGAGHCMMFSFSFSFNRANPDEMARAKEALDECSKFALEEGGVLWKADLDEQKMLMAKMDPNTLSLMKKLKQLLDPNGIMNPGNWEVK; encoded by the coding sequence ATGGTAACTACGAGTGCTATATATGAATCTTTAGTCAAAACAGTCGGCAAAAACTACGTTTCCAACCAGAAAGAAGAGCAGTATTTCTATGCTCGGGATGGTGGCTTGATGCCAGCACATGAGCCGGATTACGTGGTGCTGCCCAGGACAACCGAAGAAGTACAGGAGATAGTTAAGCTGGCGAATAGAGAGAAAGTGCCGATAGTTCCCAAAGGAGCAGGTCTGGCATTAACTGGCCTGGTTATACCTCAGAAGGGTGGAATCTTATTGGACATGAAGAGAATGGACAGGATTCTGGAAGTGAATGAGAAGGCTAGGTATGTAGTCGTTGAGGGTGGAACTACACACGGTGCACTAAAGAGTTATTTACAGAAGCATCATCCCGACTTGAGACATAGCATACCAGATTCGCCGCCAGTAGCCACGGTGGTGGCCAATGTGGTGATACATGGGCAGGGGCGTCTGTCACAGCAACACGGCTTTAATTCGGACATGGTCTCCGGCTTGGAAGTGGTATTACCAACAGGGGAGATTTGTCGTATTGGCTCGTGCTCTGTGTCGTCGTACTGGTTCTCGAAAGGGCCTCCGTTGCCTGACCTCAGTGGACTCTTCCTGGGATGGTTCGGTACCACTGGCATTATCACTAAACTTGGTCTGAAGCTTTATCCCTGCAAGAAGATAAGAGATGTAATGCTGTTCCTGACAGACAGAGTTGAGTTGGTTCCAGATATCATGCTCAAGCTCAGCCATACTGAAATGGTTGAAGATGTCACTATTTCAGCTCAGCCGTTACCCTTAAGGTACAAAGGGACTTTCTGGATAATGGCTTACATTACCGGAGATTCAGGAGAAGAGCTTGAGTTTAAGCGGAAGATGGTCTGGGACGCGCTTTGGGGTTATTTTGAGAGCCGAGATCTAGGTCCGTTGAGCGTTTCACCAGATATGAAAGCACCGCTGATGTCTATGCCATCGAAGGATATAACGAGATTCGCTGATGTGGCCAAAGGCGGTGGATTTCAATATGCTGGCCCTATAACCCCCATTGAGAAGTTTCCTGCTTTCATTAAGAAGTTGGATGAGGTGGCCAAAAAATATAACGTCTTTTATGCTTCTACGACACGACTTATCGGTGCCGGGCACTGCATGATGTTCTCCTTTTCCTTCTCTTTCAACAGAGCCAACCCAGATGAGATGGCCAGAGCTAAAGAGGCTTTGGATGAATGCAGCAAATTCGCTCTTGAGGAAGGGGGCGTTCTTTGGAAGGCAGACCTGGACGAACAGAAGATGCTGATGGCGAAGATGGACCCGAATACGCTTAGCCTGATGAAAAAGCTAAAACAGCTCTTAGACCCCAACGGAATCATGAATCCCGGTAACTGGGAGGT